From one Flavobacteriales bacterium genomic stretch:
- the dapB gene encoding 4-hydroxy-tetrahydrodipicolinate reductase, translated as MRIALYGYGKMGKAIEAAAHARGHEVVLRVTKASSGAAPSGADMAIEFSKPDQALANMRLCLEMGVPVIVGTTGWYDKLPEVRRLVDEYQGSLLWASNFSIGVNLFFRVNRQLAALMDKQSGYAARIDEVHHIHKLDAPSGTAITLATDIDLRTQRYSGWELDGNHAHREPALPKNRQSESVSPAPLLISSERTGEVPGKHSVTWASANDRITITHEAFNRNGFASGAVIAAEWLRDRKGLFTMDDALDLKQ; from the coding sequence ATGCGCATCGCACTCTACGGCTACGGGAAGATGGGCAAGGCCATTGAGGCCGCCGCTCATGCACGTGGGCATGAGGTGGTGCTGCGCGTGACCAAGGCGAGTTCGGGTGCGGCGCCGAGCGGTGCCGATATGGCCATCGAGTTCAGCAAGCCCGACCAGGCGTTGGCGAACATGCGGCTCTGCTTGGAGATGGGCGTGCCCGTGATCGTGGGCACCACAGGCTGGTACGACAAGCTCCCTGAGGTGCGCCGCCTCGTGGATGAATACCAAGGCTCCTTGCTATGGGCCAGCAACTTCAGCATCGGCGTCAACCTCTTCTTCCGCGTGAACCGGCAGCTGGCCGCACTCATGGATAAGCAGTCGGGCTACGCCGCCCGTATCGACGAGGTGCACCACATCCACAAGCTCGACGCGCCCAGCGGCACGGCCATCACCCTCGCCACCGACATCGACCTGCGCACGCAGCGCTACAGCGGTTGGGAGCTCGATGGCAATCACGCTCACCGCGAGCCTGCCTTGCCGAAGAACAGGCAGAGCGAATCGGTCTCGCCAGCCCCGCTCCTTATTTCCAGCGAACGCACCGGCGAGGTCCCCGGCAAGCACAGCGTGACATGGGCCAGCGCCAACGACCGTATCACCATCACGCATGAGGCCTTCAACCGCAACGGCTTCGCCTCGGGCGCGGTGATCGCGGCTGAATGGCTCCGGGATCGCAAGGGCCTCTTCACCATGGACGATGCGCTGGATCTGAAACAATGA
- a CDS encoding stage II sporulation protein M produces MREAAFIKRNQAKWQRLEQSVNGLAQLSGDEASALYIELSDDLSYARTFYPRSAVVGYLNGLALRLHHHIYRNKRVPRGRFITFWTEEVPSAVYAARRELLLSFAVFAVAVLIGAVSTAHDETFPRLILGDYYVDMTLDNIRQGRPMHVYADEDGSLMFIYITINNIKVSLTAFVAGIFLSVGAIFILLRNGIMLGAFQYFFHEQGVLRESVLTIWVHGTLEISAIIIAGGAGLCIGNAWLFPGTYTRGESFRRGAKTGLKVVLGLVPVFILAGFLESFVTRHALTLRPWVASTIILGSLAWVIWYFIILPYHAHRRTLSAAQGA; encoded by the coding sequence ATGCGCGAAGCGGCATTCATCAAGCGCAACCAGGCGAAATGGCAACGCTTGGAGCAGAGCGTCAATGGCCTTGCGCAGCTCAGCGGCGATGAGGCCAGCGCGCTATACATCGAGCTGAGCGACGACCTGAGCTACGCGCGCACCTTCTATCCGCGCAGCGCCGTGGTGGGCTACCTCAATGGGCTCGCCCTGCGGCTGCACCACCACATCTATCGCAACAAGCGCGTGCCGCGCGGGCGCTTCATCACCTTCTGGACCGAGGAAGTGCCTTCAGCCGTGTACGCGGCACGGCGCGAGCTCCTGCTTTCCTTCGCGGTATTCGCCGTGGCGGTGCTGATCGGCGCGGTGAGCACGGCGCACGATGAGACCTTCCCGCGCTTGATCCTCGGCGACTACTACGTGGACATGACCCTCGATAACATCCGCCAAGGCCGCCCGATGCACGTATATGCCGATGAGGACGGATCGCTGATGTTCATCTACATCACCATCAACAACATCAAGGTCTCTCTCACGGCCTTCGTGGCCGGGATCTTCCTGAGCGTCGGGGCCATCTTCATCCTGCTGCGCAACGGCATCATGCTCGGCGCATTCCAGTATTTCTTCCACGAGCAAGGGGTGCTGCGCGAGAGCGTGCTCACCATCTGGGTGCATGGCACGCTGGAGATCTCGGCCATCATCATCGCGGGCGGAGCGGGTCTCTGCATCGGCAACGCCTGGCTCTTCCCCGGCACCTACACGCGCGGCGAGAGCTTCCGGCGCGGTGCGAAGACCGGATTGAAGGTGGTGCTGGGCCTGGTGCCGGTCTTCATCCTCGCCGGATTCCTCGAGAGCTTCGTCACCCGGCATGCGCTCACCCTGCGGCCTTGGGTGGCCAGTACCATCATCCTAGGATCGCTCGCG